A portion of the Drosophila innubila isolate TH190305 chromosome 3L unlocalized genomic scaffold, UK_Dinn_1.0 0_D_3L, whole genome shotgun sequence genome contains these proteins:
- the LOC117788923 gene encoding probable cytochrome P450 313a4, whose translation MLMWQFWCALLCVLWLYFLWTRRKFYLLTLKIPGKLGLPIVGMALNLNRENVLQKICYYLDILGPAGLTWLGPIPIFIVSDPQLIQDIFTSPNCVNKAITYKALDQVGASLMSLEDPQWSVHRKLLNPAFGHKVLLSFVPVFNTETAHLLKSLDELVDNGEMDLRPLLQSFTLRIAIQTTMGSDVKSSENFKNDKLLQDYQCLLEAITDMCMSPWLIYKTVRRLLGKERHYSSAKSEVQGFIRKLIESNLAKDTPPLPQDKNIFINLAIDLWKRGIFSLKNVENESNSIVFGAFETTSNTIAYALMLLSMFPEYQEKAFEEILTLFPHTGDFEVTYADTQQMVYLDLILSESMRVIAPVPLLARQTSEDVMLSNGVVLPKGLQILINIFHLHRNKEIWGNDADTFNPDHFLPHNMQDKHPYAYIPFTKGIRNCIGWRYGLISAKVTIAKLLRNYKFTTSFKFEDLVFVEDITMKLKTVPLIKLQRRNE comes from the exons ATGTTAATGTGGCAATTTTGGTGTGCTCTATTGTGCGTTTTGTGGCTATATTTCCTGTGGACTCGTCGCAAATTCTATCTGTTAACGCTAAAGATACCTGGCAAGTTGGGCTTGCCAATAGTTGGCATGGCCCTCAATTTAAATAGGGAAA ACGTGCTGCAGAAAATATGTTACTACTTGGATATACTTGGCCCTGCAGGATTGACGTGGCTGGGTCCCATACCAATTTTTATTGTGAGTGATCCGCAATTGATTCAGGACATTTTTACTTCACCTAATTGTGTTAACAAGGCCATCACATATAAGGCACTCGATCAAGTCGGTGCTTCATTGATGAGCTTAGAAG ATCCCCAATGGAGCGTGCATCGGAAATTGCTAAATCCAGCCTTTGGGCATAAGGTACTGCTTAGCTTTGTTCCCGTATTCAACACTGAGACTGCACACCTTCTAAAATCTCTCGACGAATTGGTAGATAACGGAGAAATGGACTTAAGGCCCTTGTTGCAAAGTTTCACCCTGAGAATTGCAATTC AAACTACCATGGGCAGTGATGTAAAGAGTAGTGAGAATTTTAAGAATGACAAACTTCTCCAGGATTACCAATG TCTTCTGGAAGCCATTACAGATATGTGCATGTCACCATGGCTTATATATAAAACGGTCCGGCGACTTCTTGGCAAGGAAAGACATTACTCCAGTGCCAAATCGGAGGTTCAGGGATTCATCAGAAAG CTTATTGAAAGTAATTTGGCAAAGGATACTCCTCCTCTGCCCCAggataaaaacatatttataaatctagCAATTGATTTGTGGAAACGTGGCATCTTTAGCTTGAAGAATGTGGAAAATGAATCGAATTCCATTGTTTTTGGAGCCTTTGAAACTACGTCTAATACAATAGCCTATGCATTAATGTTACTCTCCATGTTTCCTGAGTACCAGGAGAAGGCTTTTGAAGAGATTTTAACATTGTTTCCTCATACTGGAGATTTTGAAGTTACCTACGCTGACACCCAACAAATGGTTTATCTAGATCTAATTCTAAGTGAATCAATGCGAGTTATAGCCCCTGTTCCACTTTTGGCGCGACAAACGTCCGAGGATGTAATGCTTTCGAATGGAGTTGTTCTTCCCAAGGGCcttcaaattttaatcaatatatTTCACTTGCATCGCAATAAGGAAATTTGGGGAAACGATGCGGACACCTTCAATCCGGATCACTTTCTGCCTCATAACATGCAGGATAAACATCCCTACGCTTATATACCCTTCACAAAGGGCATACGCAATTGTATAG GTTGGAGATATGGTTTAATATCCGCCAAAGTGACTATAGCGAAGTTActtagaaattataaattcacaACCAGCTTTAAATTTGAAGATCTTGTCTTTGTCGAGGATATTACCATGAAACTTAAAACAGTGCCATTAATAAAACTACAACGAAGGAATGAATAG